CCATCAGCCGGACGGCATAGAGCGAGGTCGTGCCGCAGATGTAGAGCACGTTGCGCTTGGGGCCGCCGAAGACCACGTTGGCAACCACTTCGGGCACCTTCACCTTGCCGATCAGCGTGCCGTCCGGATCGTAGCAGTGGACGCCGTCTGCCGCGCTCGTCCAGATGCGTCCGTCGGAATCGAGGCGGAATCCGTCGAACAGGCCGGCCGTGCAGTCGGCGAAGACCTTGCCGCCCGAAACCTTGTTCTTGCCGCTCACCTTGAAGACGCGCATATGCGCCGGGTTCTTCTCGCCATGCGTACGGCCGGTGTCGACCACGTAGAGCAGGCTTTCGTCGAGCGAAAAGGCAAGTCCGTTCGGCCGCACCATGTCGGTGATCACCGCCTCGATCTCGCCATTCGTGTCGACGCGATAGACGTTGCAGGCGCCGATCTCGCTTTCGGCCTTGTTGCCCTCGTAGTCGCTGTCGATGCCATAGGCCGGATCGGTGAACCAGATCGTGCCGTCCGACTTCACCACCACGTCGTTTGGCGAGTTTAGCCGCTTGCCCTTCCATCTGTCGGCGATGGTGATGACGGTGCCGTCGTGCTCGGTGCGGCTGACACGGCGGCCGCCATGCTCGCAGCTCACGAGCCTGCCCTGACGGTCGGTCGTGTTGCCGTTGGTGTTGCCGGCCGGCTGGCGGAAGACGCTGACCGAGCCGTCCGTCTCGTCATAGCGGAGCATGCGATCGTTGGGGATGTCCGACCAGACGACATAGCGGCCGGCGGCGAAATAGGCCGGTCCTTCGGCCCAGCGGCAGCCCGTATAGAGCTTGTCGACCTGCGCCGTCCCGTTGAACAGGCGCGCGAAGCGCGGATCAAGGACCTCGTAGTAATCGGACGCAGCCATGTTCCCTCCCGGAATGCATTGTTTCGGACATCACGGCCATGGCGACGTCCGGAGTTCGAAGCGGGCGGACTCTTTCCGAGTTTCCTCGCTCTGGCAAGCCGGCTCCGGCGATCAAAGCACCTCGAAGACGAAAGTCTTCACATGCGCCCCGGGATCGCCGACCGCGTAGCACCGGTACCACGGGCTCTCTTCCACCGTCCGCCATCTGCCCTCTCGTTCGAGCGTATTGAAAACGGCGCGGAAGCCGCCCGCATCGAGCACCTGATCGCGAACCGTGAAGATCCCGTGCCCGCCACTTCTCGTGATTCGGACGAGCTCGTGCAGTCCCGAGGCCGGCGCGTGGCCGAGCGTGAAGACGCCGGCCGAGAGGAAGGCGCGGAAATGCCCGTCCGGCCAAGGCAGGGCGGCGCCGAGCATCGCCTGTTTCAATTCGCCATAGACGCCCCGCGTGTCTGCTATTGCCAGCATTTCGGGCGAAAGATCAAGGCCTGCAATGTCCTGATAACCCAGCGCCCTGAGGGACGGACCGGACAGGCCGGTGCCGCAGCCGACATCGAGCAGCGGTCCCTCGCCGGCCTGCACATGCCGCGCCACCCAGGCGGTGATCAGGAACGGCAGCAGATAGCCGAGCGCCGCTGTCTCGCTGTCATAGGTGACGGCCCACTGCGCGTAGGATTTCGACACCTCTTCAGCCGATTTCGCCGAATAGACTGCATCCAGCGCCGCGTTGGCCTTGTCGAGTTCCACGAGCCGTCTCCTGCTGCCGGCGCAGGGTGGAAGCGAAAGGCCCGCGCGTCAATGGCTTGGAGCACACGTCCGTCTTGTCCTGAAAAGCGCTAGCGCGCTTGCCTCTTGCGCAACCGGCGTTCCAGCCCGCGTAGCGCCAGCGAAAGGCTGATGGTGAGCAGAAGATAGATGTAGGCGACGATGGAATAGGTTTCGAAGAAGCGGAACGTACCGGCGGAATAGACCTTGCCGAGCTGCGTGATATCGGCGACGCCGAGCACGGAGACGAAGGAGGAATCCTTCACCATCGTCACGAAATCGTTGCCCAGCGGAGGCAGGATGGTGCGCATCGCCTGCGGGAACACGATCAGCCGGAAGCTCTGCCAGCGCGACAGGCCGAGCGCCTTCGCCGCCTCGATCTGCCCACGGTCGACGGACTGGATGCCGGCGCGGAAGACTTCCGCGATGAAAGCCGCATAACCGATGGTCAGCGCGATGACCGCGCGCCACAGATAGGAAACGTCGCGCACCTGCAATTCGCCGAGCCAGCCGGCCTGCTGCAGCGGCGCGGTTACGCTGTTCCAGAAGGCGACGAACACCGGCACGCCGGCAAAGGCGATCCAGAACAGCAGGACGAGAAAGGGTATGCCGCGGCAGATCTCGACATAGAAGCGCGCGATCTGCCTCAGCCACAGCGAACCCGACAGCGACATCAGCGCAATGCCGAGCCCGAGCAGAGAGGCGAGCGTGAATCCGACAAGGGTCACATAGATGGTGATCCACGTGCCCTGGACGACGGTCCTGAAGATCTGGCTGTAGAGGTCGCTGGCGGCGATGGCGATCGCGGCCGCGAGCGCAATGGCCGCCAGGGCGACCAGCCAGTAGGGAAAATCGGCCTTGGGGCCTGCGCCGGCGCGTTTCCGATCCGCCGAAATGCCGCCTGCGGCAAGCTCATCCAAGGCCGGCCGTGCCTATTGGGCGTCGGGCTTGTAGTCGACGAACCATTTCTGCGTCAGGCGGTCGAAGGTGCCGTCGGCCTTCAACGCCGCGATGCCGGCATTGATCGGCGCGACGAGATCGGACCCCTTCGGGAAGATGAAGCCGAAGTCCTCGGCCTGCAGCGGCTCGCCGATCATCTTCAGCTTGCCGCCCGAATTGTCGGAGATCGATTTGCCCGCGGCGCTGTCGGTGAGCACGAGGTCCACGTCGCCCGCCTGCAGCGCGGCGACGGTCGAGGCGAAGGTGTCCATGAGCTTGATGCGCGGATTCTGCTCGTTGCCGTCCAGCACGTTGTAGACGGCGACGTAGAAGGGCGAGGTGCCGGCCTGTGCGCCGATCAGCAGCTTGTCGTCCGCGGCGAAGGATTTCGCGTCGGTGAAGCGCGTCTCGTCGCCGCGCACCAGCATGAAGATTTCCGACTTCATGTAGGGATCGGAGAAGTCGACCTTTTCCTTGCGGTCGTCCTTGATGGTGATGCCCGTCATGCCCATGTCGTACTGCTTGTCGGATACGGCCTGGATCATCGCGTCCCAGGACGTGTTCTGGTATTCGACCTTGAAGTTCAGCCGCTTCGCGATCTCCTCCATGGCGTCATACTCCCAGCCGGCGGGCTTGCCGGTCTTGGCGTCGACGAACTGCAGCGGGAAATAGGCGTTCTCCGTCACGATGACGACGGTGCGGCCGCCAAGATCGGGCAGGGTCTGCGCCGCCGCGCCAAACGTCATGGCGAGAAAGGCGGACAGGACAAGGGACAGGGCGCGAAACGACACGGGCGAAACTCCTTGCGGTGATCGGGCCATTCCGGATGGCCTCGCGCAACATTAGCCTTGCCGCCATGCCGTTGCAAAGACTCAGAATTTCGGGATTCGGCCCATCCCGGATATTTGTGTCGCGCCGTGCGGCCGGTTGGCGAAGAACACGGAAGAGCTTGACCCGGGGAGCGCCATCGGGCATCGGAACCGCCCATCCAGCGGCCAGCGAGTCGCGTCCTCAGATCATCTCCGGAGAGCCCCATGGCCGATGAAATCACCGACTCCAGCCAGACCGTCGCCGCCGGCCAGTTGCGCGCGCTGATCGAGCGCATCGAACGGCTCGAGGAGGAGAAGAAGACTATCGCCGACGACATCAAGGACATCTATGCCGAGGCCAAGGGCAACGGCTTCTAATCCCCGGTATCTCCTGTAGTGGAGCTTTGATTTCAACATCTTATGTAGGCCACACCTTCCACTGCTAGACGACAGTGGAGATGCCGAGACGAGGACCAGAAATGGCAGACGAAGTAACCGACTCCTCCCAGACCGTGGCCGCCGGACAGCTGCGGGCGTTCATCGAGCGCATCGAGCGCCTCGAGGAGGAGAAGAAGACGATCGCCGACGATATCAAGGACGTATACGCCGAGTGCAAGGGCACCGGATTTGACGTGAAAGCGGTGAGGCAGCTGGTCAGAATCCGCAAGCAGGACCAGGCCGAACGCCAGGAAGCCGAAGCGATCCTGGAATTGTACATGGCTGCCCTCGGCATGGCGTGACGGTTCCGCCAGCGCCCCCGCATAGGCTGGCCTAGTTCATCAGGGCCCCGCAGGTCAGCGCCGCGGGGCCCTGTGTTATGGCTCTTGAGCTAGGCGGCGAGTTCCCGCTGCCTCGGATCGAAGTCCTGGATGCCGAGGAGGTGGCCAATCTCGGCAATCAGCAGCTGCCTCGTCCATGAGGCCGACCTTCTTACGCCATGCACCATCTGTAAGGCATTAGCGGGTCCCAGCCGTCCGGCCGGCTATACCTTCCATGTTCCTGTTCGTAGTCGCGGCCCTTCGAGCCACGCCTGGTGATGCGCGATACTACTAACCGCGTGTTCTGCATCTGGATGCGGTCTCGCTTCTCGTGGAAGCAGTCTAAGACATCGCGCTGCGACCTCGCGGATTGCGCCTGTCGATGTCAGAGGTGGGTGCCGAGGATCATGAAAGGCATAGCAGGCACAGCAAAAGCTGATCATTCGCTCTGCAGCTTCGGCCTTCCGATCTTACCCTTCCGGATACTCAAGCCAGGACCCCGGACCTTCGTCTCCAGCAGGAACTCGATCCCCTCCCGCTCCAATGCCTGTTGGACGCGAATGGCGGTTTCGAGGCTCACCGACTCGCATGCTTCGATGCGGACGAGCGATCGCTTGCTTACCCCCGCCTTCTTGGCGAGGTCCTCAGCCTTCATGTCGAGAAGGACTCGCGCAGCGCGCAGCAGTTCGTAGGGAGCGTGCATCCGTCGGTTCTAATAGCTGCAGCAGCTCGACGCTAGATGCCGCGCGCTGGCGTTAAGACGCCAAAAATGGCGTCTGGACGCCAGCATTGTGAAGCCTTATGCCTGCGGTTGTTTAGAGGCGAATCAAGGATTCGCACCGGGCCTCACCCGGCAGCACGATCATCTTGGGGATTCGATATGCCACGTTCCAAGCTTGCGTCAGCCGAAGCGGCGCGCGCTGCAAAGCCCGACCTGCTGGCTCGTGCCTTCCTCGACATCCTCGCGCGAGAGGACGGCGTGCGTGCCAAGTCGATGTTGCGCTCCGGATCGGGAGAGGAGTCCGATCCGGTCGAAATCCTCCTCGACGACCTCATGGACACGCCTGCCGAAGAACGGATCTCGGTCCGGCCGGACGTGGCGGCCGTCGCCGTGCTGGCCGCGCGTGCCATCGAGCGAGAGACAGGCCTCACGCGTATCCTTCGCCGAGGCGCACCAGTGGTAGCCGTGGCCACGCACACGCCCGACCGCGTCGCTCCCGTCCAGAAGGTGTTCGAGGCGTGTGCTCTCCCCGGCGACCGGACCGTCGTGACCCATCACCGTGACTCCAGGCGCGGGAGGGAAGAGGTCATGCTGATCGCTCGCGATGGCACCGACAAGAATGACAAGCCTGATCGGGACAACGAAACGATCGCCTACGCTCTCCACATGCGCTCGACCATCATCGGGATTGCGCCCGATCCCCGCCGTCAGTTGCCGCGCGACCTGATGCGCTCGGCGGAGTATCAGCTGGAGCTGCCAGAACTCGACGCAAGCGCCCTGGCGCTCGTCATCGAGGCGGTCACGGGCAAGCAGCCGCCGCGCGCGATCGATCCTATCGCCGTCCGCCTGCTCGACGTGGCTGACCTGGTGCTCGCCCTGCGCCCTGACCGTAGTCCCGAGGACTGTATCGCCAGGCTCGAAGAGCTCGTCGCGAAGAAGGGCGAATTCCACTCGGATGGTCCTTCGCTCGAGGAACTCGACGGATACGGGGCGGCGAAGGACTGGGGCCTCGAACTGGTGGCCGATTTCGCGGACTACAAGGCCGGCCGCATCCGCTGGGACGAGATCGACAACCGCGGGCTCCTGCTCTCTGGCCCCCCAGGTGTCGGCAAGACCAGCTATGCGCGCGCACTGGCGAAGTCAGCCCGCGTGCCGCTTGTCGCGACAAGCGTCGCCGACTGGAACGCGGCGAGCTATCTCTCCGGCACGCTGCAGGCGATCAAGGACGCCTTTGCGCGGGCGCGGCAGGTGGCGCCCTGCATCCTGTTCATCGATGAACTAGATGGCATCTCGGACCGGGCGCGTTTGAGAGG
The window above is part of the Rhizobiaceae bacterium genome. Proteins encoded here:
- a CDS encoding SMP-30/gluconolactonase/LRE family protein; translated protein: MAASDYYEVLDPRFARLFNGTAQVDKLYTGCRWAEGPAYFAAGRYVVWSDIPNDRMLRYDETDGSVSVFRQPAGNTNGNTTDRQGRLVSCEHGGRRVSRTEHDGTVITIADRWKGKRLNSPNDVVVKSDGTIWFTDPAYGIDSDYEGNKAESEIGACNVYRVDTNGEIEAVITDMVRPNGLAFSLDESLLYVVDTGRTHGEKNPAHMRVFKVSGKNKVSGGKVFADCTAGLFDGFRLDSDGRIWTSAADGVHCYDPDGTLIGKVKVPEVVANVVFGGPKRNVLYICGTTSLYAVRLMVNGAKVY
- a CDS encoding class I SAM-dependent methyltransferase, which gives rise to MELDKANAALDAVYSAKSAEEVSKSYAQWAVTYDSETAALGYLLPFLITAWVARHVQAGEGPLLDVGCGTGLSGPSLRALGYQDIAGLDLSPEMLAIADTRGVYGELKQAMLGAALPWPDGHFRAFLSAGVFTLGHAPASGLHELVRITRSGGHGIFTVRDQVLDAGGFRAVFNTLEREGRWRTVEESPWYRCYAVGDPGAHVKTFVFEVL
- a CDS encoding amino acid ABC transporter permease, translating into MDELAAGGISADRKRAGAGPKADFPYWLVALAAIALAAAIAIAASDLYSQIFRTVVQGTWITIYVTLVGFTLASLLGLGIALMSLSGSLWLRQIARFYVEICRGIPFLVLLFWIAFAGVPVFVAFWNSVTAPLQQAGWLGELQVRDVSYLWRAVIALTIGYAAFIAEVFRAGIQSVDRGQIEAAKALGLSRWQSFRLIVFPQAMRTILPPLGNDFVTMVKDSSFVSVLGVADITQLGKVYSAGTFRFFETYSIVAYIYLLLTISLSLALRGLERRLRKRQAR
- a CDS encoding transporter substrate-binding domain-containing protein translates to MTFGAAAQTLPDLGGRTVVIVTENAYFPLQFVDAKTGKPAGWEYDAMEEIAKRLNFKVEYQNTSWDAMIQAVSDKQYDMGMTGITIKDDRKEKVDFSDPYMKSEIFMLVRGDETRFTDAKSFAADDKLLIGAQAGTSPFYVAVYNVLDGNEQNPRIKLMDTFASTVAALQAGDVDLVLTDSAAGKSISDNSGGKLKMIGEPLQAEDFGFIFPKGSDLVAPINAGIAALKADGTFDRLTQKWFVDYKPDAQ
- a CDS encoding DUF2312 domain-containing protein; the encoded protein is MADEVTDSSQTVAAGQLRAFIERIERLEEEKKTIADDIKDVYAECKGTGFDVKAVRQLVRIRKQDQAERQEAEAILELYMAALGMA
- a CDS encoding helix-turn-helix domain-containing protein, with amino-acid sequence MHAPYELLRAARVLLDMKAEDLAKKAGVSKRSLVRIEACESVSLETAIRVQQALEREGIEFLLETKVRGPGLSIRKGKIGRPKLQSE
- a CDS encoding AAA family ATPase, coding for MPRSKLASAEAARAAKPDLLARAFLDILAREDGVRAKSMLRSGSGEESDPVEILLDDLMDTPAEERISVRPDVAAVAVLAARAIERETGLTRILRRGAPVVAVATHTPDRVAPVQKVFEACALPGDRTVVTHHRDSRRGREEVMLIARDGTDKNDKPDRDNETIAYALHMRSTIIGIAPDPRRQLPRDLMRSAEYQLELPELDASALALVIEAVTGKQPPRAIDPIAVRLLDVADLVLALRPDRSPEDCIARLEELVAKKGEFHSDGPSLEELDGYGAAKDWGLELVADFADYKAGRIRWDEIDNRGLLLSGPPGVGKTSYARALAKSARVPLVATSVADWNAASYLSGTLQAIKDAFARARQVAPCILFIDELDGISDRARLRGDYVEYWSQIVNLFLELLQGVEERPGVVVIGATNHPDMIDPAVRRAGRLDREIEIEIPDVRTLASIFRHHLGEQLPNNDLMPVALAARGSTGADVEAFVRRARGAARRARRPLHLADLLAEVRLNREPPTQEERRLIAVHEAGHAVVASLLGGMEVVGVSIGDLEGLTQVANVDRAASLDHCNNVLSMLMAGRAAEELVLGTASAGAGGSETSDLALATELAKKIELRFGFGQYGPLYLGEGRYDPLTTVPGLLQSVSKRLTHATSQAKELLARNRAAFDTVTEALDKNGYLSALEVKELIDRGKAACVMEPISRSSERSPALGN